In [Clostridium] cellulosi, one genomic interval encodes:
- a CDS encoding protein CheD (High confidence in function and specificity), with protein MSNLIVVGISDFKIARVPDILVTYALGSCVGTCLYDTSLKLAGLSHILLPESSICKNDNNVMKYADTAIVELVRLMERNGASRYRMIAKIAGGANMFASTGTSVGERNVIAVKNELNKLGIRIVAEDTGKNYGRTVEFNPEDGSMLVKSVLHGIRVL; from the coding sequence ATGTCAAATCTTATTGTTGTCGGAATTTCTGATTTTAAAATTGCAAGAGTACCTGACATTCTTGTTACATATGCGTTAGGCTCGTGTGTCGGAACTTGCCTTTATGACACCTCGCTTAAACTTGCCGGACTTTCTCACATTCTGCTGCCGGAATCGTCAATATGTAAGAACGACAACAATGTGATGAAATATGCTGATACGGCAATTGTAGAGCTTGTCCGCCTTATGGAAAGGAATGGCGCCTCACGCTATAGGATGATTGCCAAAATTGCGGGGGGCGCAAATATGTTTGCCTCGACAGGTACAAGTGTGGGCGAAAGGAACGTAATTGCGGTAAAAAATGAGCTCAATAAACTCGGCATAAGGATTGTCGCCGAGGATACAGGCAAGAACTATGGGCGGACTGTCGAGTTTAACCCGGAGGACGGCTCAATGTTGGTCAAATCCGTTTTGCATGGTATTCGTGTGCTTTGA
- a CDS encoding putative membrane protein (Hypothetical protein), whose amino-acid sequence MVFVCFESTLMLVVLKIQGKIIVFIVLYLKWGAQMDTTWLIIWLAAAVIFGIVELATVQLVSIWLAIGSVVAMIACTFGAPVWVQLLVFGAASALFLILTRPFVKKVIKIKPVSTNADRMIGKTVVVTEKIGKNSYGAVKFSGVTWTAKSESGEEIQTGENVIIKAIEGSKLIVSKKQP is encoded by the coding sequence ATGGTATTCGTGTGCTTTGAAAGCACATTGATGCTGGTTGTATTAAAGATACAAGGAAAGATAATTGTTTTTATAGTTTTATATTTGAAATGGGGTGCTCAGATGGATACAACATGGCTTATAATTTGGCTTGCTGCCGCAGTAATATTCGGCATTGTGGAACTGGCAACTGTTCAGCTTGTATCAATTTGGCTTGCCATAGGCTCGGTTGTAGCTATGATTGCATGTACTTTCGGGGCTCCGGTTTGGGTTCAGTTATTGGTTTTCGGCGCGGCGTCAGCTCTCTTTCTGATATTAACCCGTCCATTTGTTAAAAAGGTTATAAAAATAAAGCCTGTTAGCACAAATGCGGACAGAATGATCGGAAAAACTGTGGTCGTGACTGAAAAGATAGGCAAAAATTCATACGGAGCAGTCAAATTTTCAGGTGTTACATGGACGGCTAAAAGCGAGAGCGGGGAAGAGATTCAAACCGGTGAAAATGTCATAATAAAGGCGATTGAGGGTTCAAAGCTGATTGTCTCCAAAAAGCAGCCATAA
- a CDS encoding putative protein Rv1488/MT1533,2 (High confidence in function and specificity), whose product MDTLEVIILGVFIIAVLALFISCIKIVPQAHAYVVERLGAYHVTWMAGSIKFKVPFIDRIAKVISLKEQVVVFDPQPVITKDNVTMQIDTIVFFQVTDPKLYTYGVEHPIIALENLTATTLRNIIGELELDHTLTSRDVINTKIRTVLDEASDAWGIKVNRVELKNIVPPREIQDAMEKQMKAERERRQAVLRAEGEKTSQILVAEGQKESQILQAEAQKQAAILKAEGIKEAKIREAEGEAEALRKVQQALADSLKILNEAAPTDKVLALKSLEAWAKIADGKATKLVIPSEMKTLASLAACIKEFVSDPAADQKSPVSGAPAQQ is encoded by the coding sequence ATGGATACTTTGGAAGTAATTATCTTGGGCGTGTTTATTATTGCGGTTTTGGCTCTTTTCATAAGCTGCATTAAAATTGTCCCCCAAGCACATGCTTATGTAGTTGAGCGGCTCGGAGCATACCATGTCACTTGGATGGCAGGTTCAATCAAATTCAAGGTTCCGTTTATCGACAGGATTGCAAAGGTCATTTCACTCAAGGAACAGGTTGTAGTTTTTGACCCGCAGCCGGTTATCACGAAGGATAACGTCACAATGCAGATTGATACTATAGTATTCTTCCAAGTAACCGACCCGAAGCTTTATACTTACGGCGTAGAGCACCCGATAATTGCCCTTGAAAACCTTACGGCGACAACGCTCCGTAATATTATAGGTGAACTGGAGCTTGACCATACCCTGACTTCACGTGATGTAATAAACACCAAGATCCGCACTGTACTTGATGAAGCTTCTGACGCGTGGGGCATAAAAGTAAACCGCGTTGAGCTTAAGAACATCGTGCCGCCTCGTGAGATACAGGACGCGATGGAGAAACAAATGAAGGCCGAACGTGAGCGCCGTCAGGCAGTTCTTCGTGCGGAAGGTGAAAAGACCAGCCAGATTCTTGTTGCAGAAGGCCAGAAAGAATCACAGATTTTGCAGGCTGAAGCACAAAAACAGGCTGCAATACTCAAAGCTGAGGGTATTAAAGAGGCAAAAATCCGTGAAGCAGAAGGTGAAGCCGAGGCTCTCAGAAAGGTACAGCAGGCTTTGGCGGACAGCCTGAAAATCCTCAATGAAGCAGCTCCTACCGATAAAGTCTTGGCGCTCAAATCCCTTGAGGCGTGGGCCAAGATAGCAGATGGAAAGGCGACAAAGCTTGTGATCCCCTCGGAAATGAAGACACTTGCGTCCCTTGCTGCGTGCATTAAGGAATTTGTTTCCGACCCGGCCGCCGACCAAAAATCCCCAGTTTCTGGGGCGCCGGCGCAGCAGTGA
- the purE gene encoding phosphoribosylaminoimidazole carboxylase, catalytic subunit (High confidence in function and specificity) codes for MKKVAVILGSDSDLPVVKGCIEKLKSFDIPYEAHVMSAHRTPDAAGAFAEAAEKNGFGVIIAAAGKAAHLAGALAARTALPVIGIPIKSSTLDGLDALLSTVQMPSGVPVATVAINGAENAAILAAQILALSDEGLSKKLLEMKKQMADSVKAKDEKLQAEVQKL; via the coding sequence ATGAAAAAAGTAGCTGTTATATTGGGCAGCGACAGCGACCTCCCGGTGGTCAAAGGCTGTATTGAGAAACTCAAGAGTTTCGATATTCCATATGAAGCCCACGTCATGTCGGCTCACAGAACTCCTGATGCTGCTGGGGCCTTTGCCGAAGCAGCAGAGAAGAATGGTTTTGGGGTTATCATTGCGGCTGCAGGCAAAGCGGCCCACTTAGCCGGCGCTCTCGCGGCACGTACGGCGCTGCCGGTTATTGGGATTCCGATAAAGTCCTCAACACTTGACGGGCTGGACGCACTTCTGTCAACAGTCCAGATGCCGTCCGGTGTTCCTGTGGCAACCGTTGCGATTAACGGCGCTGAGAATGCGGCTATCCTTGCGGCTCAGATACTCGCCCTGTCCGATGAAGGACTGTCAAAGAAGCTTCTTGAGATGAAAAAACAGATGGCTGATTCAGTTAAAGCAAAAGATGAAAAATTGCAGGCGGAGGTACAGAAACTATGA
- the purC gene encoding Phosphoribosylaminoimidazole-succinocarboxamidesynthase (High confidence in function and specificity), which produces MKKLEQIYEGKAKKVFKTDDPELYIVDYKDDATAFNGQKKGTIKGKGAINNRVTNYLMKMLESKGIPTHFVEELSDRETVVKKVSIVPLEVIVRNIAAGSMSKRLGIPEGKPLPCPVLEFSYKNDELGDPLINEYHALAMELATKEEIETIKELTFKINDILVEFFKGVGIELVDFKLEFGRTSDGKIILADEISPDTCRFWDIKTHEKLDKDRFRRDLGNVEGAYQEILRRLFGE; this is translated from the coding sequence ATGAAAAAGCTCGAACAGATTTATGAAGGCAAGGCAAAAAAGGTATTCAAGACCGACGACCCTGAACTTTATATCGTCGATTATAAGGATGACGCGACAGCGTTCAACGGACAGAAGAAAGGTACAATCAAGGGCAAGGGCGCGATCAATAACCGCGTCACAAACTACCTTATGAAGATGCTCGAATCAAAGGGTATCCCTACGCATTTCGTCGAGGAGCTCTCGGATCGTGAGACTGTTGTTAAGAAAGTTTCTATTGTACCTCTGGAAGTAATTGTGCGCAATATCGCTGCGGGAAGCATGTCAAAGAGGCTTGGTATTCCGGAAGGAAAGCCGCTTCCCTGCCCAGTGCTTGAGTTTTCATATAAGAACGACGAGCTTGGCGACCCGCTGATCAATGAATATCACGCTCTTGCAATGGAACTTGCGACAAAAGAAGAGATTGAGACGATAAAAGAGTTGACATTCAAAATTAATGATATTCTGGTCGAGTTCTTCAAGGGCGTAGGCATAGAACTGGTCGACTTCAAACTCGAGTTTGGCAGAACCAGTGACGGAAAGATAATACTTGCCGACGAGATTTCACCGGATACCTGCCGTTTCTGGGATATAAAGACCCATGAGAAACTGGATAAGGACCGTTTCAGACGCGATCTCGGCAATGTTGAAGGCGCCTATCAAGAGATTTTACGCCGCCTCTTTGGTGAATAA
- the purF gene encoding putative amidophosphoribosyltransferase (High confidence in function and specificity), which translates to MFDEMHEECGVFGIYCPDGSLDPAHQTYLALYALQHRGQESCGIAVNDKGVIISQKDLGLIPEVFNEVVLNHLSGGNMAIGHVRYSTTGSNNRDNAQPLVMKYIKGTIALAHNGNLVNAYELRSHLQLSGAIFQTTNDSEVIAYIIAKCRLKAPSIERAVVEAMNTLKGAYSIVLMSPKKLIAARDPNGFRPLCMGKIGENIVFASETCALDAIGATFVRDIEPGEVVVVSDGKVESIKEHCGGKSSLCIFEYIYFARPDSIIDGESVHMARRRAGALLAKRHPVEADLTVGVPDSGIDAALGYAEESGIPYGLGFIKNRYVGRTFIQPTQGQRVNSVKIKLNALSSAVKGKRVVMVDDSIVRGTTSARIVSLLREAGAKEVHVRISSPPFKNPCFFGTDIDSRDKLIACRMSVDEICRTIGADSLGYLDAEDLEKLAPNAKCSFCTGCFTGRYPMEVPDEIPKNRFETKFDV; encoded by the coding sequence ATGTTTGATGAGATGCATGAGGAATGTGGGGTTTTCGGTATATACTGCCCAGATGGCAGTCTTGACCCTGCGCACCAGACTTACCTTGCACTGTACGCGCTGCAGCACCGCGGACAAGAGAGCTGCGGCATAGCTGTAAACGATAAAGGTGTAATCATATCGCAAAAGGATTTGGGACTTATTCCGGAAGTTTTCAACGAAGTAGTGCTCAATCACTTAAGCGGCGGCAATATGGCGATAGGCCACGTAAGATACTCGACAACCGGTTCCAACAACCGCGATAACGCGCAGCCGCTGGTAATGAAGTATATAAAGGGTACAATTGCCCTTGCACACAACGGAAATCTTGTCAATGCCTATGAACTGCGCAGTCACCTTCAGCTTTCAGGCGCAATATTCCAGACAACAAACGACTCGGAAGTAATAGCATATATTATCGCAAAATGCAGGCTGAAAGCGCCGTCCATCGAACGCGCGGTTGTTGAGGCAATGAATACGCTGAAGGGCGCTTATTCGATAGTGCTTATGTCGCCGAAAAAACTTATAGCGGCCCGCGACCCGAATGGATTCAGGCCTCTCTGCATGGGCAAAATAGGGGAGAATATAGTATTTGCCTCTGAAACTTGTGCGCTTGACGCCATTGGGGCGACCTTTGTTCGGGACATCGAGCCGGGTGAGGTTGTCGTCGTCAGCGACGGCAAGGTGGAAAGCATAAAAGAGCACTGTGGCGGCAAAAGCAGCCTGTGTATCTTTGAATATATTTACTTTGCCCGTCCGGACTCGATAATAGACGGCGAAAGCGTACATATGGCACGCCGGCGCGCCGGGGCGCTGCTCGCAAAGCGGCATCCGGTGGAGGCCGACCTCACTGTCGGCGTCCCCGATTCGGGAATTGACGCGGCCCTCGGTTATGCCGAAGAATCTGGCATACCGTACGGATTGGGATTTATTAAAAATAGATACGTCGGGCGTACATTTATTCAGCCGACTCAGGGTCAGAGGGTCAATTCGGTTAAAATAAAGCTGAACGCTCTTTCAAGCGCCGTCAAGGGCAAAAGGGTCGTAATGGTTGACGACTCCATTGTGCGCGGCACAACAAGCGCACGCATTGTCTCGCTGCTCAGGGAAGCAGGCGCAAAAGAGGTTCATGTCAGGATATCCTCGCCTCCTTTTAAAAATCCGTGCTTCTTCGGAACTGATATAGATTCGAGGGATAAGCTTATCGCCTGCCGGATGTCGGTTGACGAGATATGCAGAACTATCGGTGCCGACAGCCTGGGTTATCTTGATGCGGAGGACCTTGAAAAGCTGGCGCCGAACGCGAAATGCTCGTTCTGTACGGGCTGCTTTACGGGCAGATACCCGATGGAAGTCCCCGACGAAATTCCAAAAAACAGATTTGAAACAAAATTTGATGTTTAA
- the purM gene encoding Phosphoribosylformylglycinamidine cyclo-ligase (High confidence in function and specificity), which produces MISFSESYKNAGVDVTAGYKAVELMKEHVKRTNISGVLSGIGGFGGLFELGKGYENPVLVSGTDGVGTKLKIAFLMDKHDTVGIDCVAMCANDIVCSGAKPLFFLDYIACGKNVPERIAKVVSGVAEGCVQAGCALIGGETAEMPGFYPEDEYDLAGFCVGVVEKDKIIDRTKVKAGDALIGLASSGVHSNGYSLVRKIFGVSETKLNMYVDELSGTLGDTLLTPTKIYVKPVLKLIEKFRVNGISHITGGGFYENIPRMLPKGLEAVINKGSFDVPPIFELIKRTGNIPERDMFNTFNMGIGMCIAVDADDADAAVELLNAEGEKAYIIGEVASGEEGVKIC; this is translated from the coding sequence ATGATAAGCTTTAGTGAAAGCTATAAGAACGCCGGAGTGGATGTTACCGCGGGTTATAAAGCGGTAGAACTTATGAAAGAGCATGTAAAACGCACAAATATAAGCGGCGTGCTCTCGGGAATAGGAGGATTCGGCGGCCTGTTTGAACTGGGAAAAGGCTATGAGAATCCGGTCCTTGTTTCCGGAACAGACGGAGTCGGAACAAAACTGAAAATCGCCTTTCTCATGGATAAACATGACACCGTAGGTATCGACTGCGTTGCAATGTGCGCCAACGATATAGTATGCTCCGGCGCAAAGCCGCTGTTCTTCCTCGACTATATCGCGTGCGGCAAGAATGTACCGGAACGCATAGCAAAGGTCGTATCCGGCGTGGCAGAGGGATGTGTCCAGGCGGGCTGCGCACTTATAGGCGGCGAGACTGCTGAAATGCCCGGCTTTTATCCCGAAGATGAATACGACCTGGCCGGATTTTGTGTCGGTGTTGTCGAAAAAGACAAAATAATCGACAGAACAAAGGTAAAAGCGGGGGACGCCCTCATTGGCCTTGCCTCAAGCGGCGTTCATTCCAATGGCTATTCCCTTGTCCGCAAGATTTTCGGCGTCAGTGAAACAAAACTAAATATGTATGTGGATGAGCTTTCCGGAACATTGGGAGACACCCTTTTAACGCCGACGAAAATTTATGTGAAGCCGGTTCTCAAATTGATAGAAAAATTCCGCGTAAACGGCATTTCCCATATCACCGGCGGCGGTTTCTATGAAAACATCCCGAGAATGCTGCCCAAAGGTCTTGAGGCGGTAATAAACAAGGGCTCCTTCGATGTTCCGCCAATATTCGAGTTGATAAAGCGCACTGGAAATATCCCCGAAAGGGATATGTTCAACACCTTCAATATGGGTATTGGCATGTGCATAGCCGTTGACGCTGATGATGCCGACGCCGCAGTGGAGTTGCTGAACGCCGAGGGCGAAAAGGCTTATATAATCGGTGAAGTGGCATCCGGCGAGGAGGGTGTAAAGATATGCTGA
- a CDS encoding phosphoribosylglycinamide formyltransferase (High confidence in function and specificity), with protein sequence MLNIAVLVSGGGTNLQALIDAQKNGIIKNGRIVRVISSREGVYALERAKQNGIETRVVARKNYKNPDEFDRALLAELKAANTDLVVLAGFLSILGDAVLNEYENRIINVHPSLIPSFCGPGFYGLRVHEEALKYGVKVTGATVHFVNKVVDGGAIIAQKAVEVKEGDTPEILQRRVMEQAEWVLLPRAVALFCEGRIKVKDGKTIIV encoded by the coding sequence ATGCTGAATATAGCCGTGCTGGTTTCAGGCGGTGGAACAAATCTGCAGGCATTGATTGATGCGCAAAAAAACGGCATAATAAAGAATGGGCGGATTGTCCGCGTAATATCCAGCCGCGAGGGTGTTTATGCCCTTGAACGCGCAAAGCAGAACGGCATTGAAACGCGGGTGGTCGCCAGAAAGAATTACAAAAATCCCGATGAATTCGACCGCGCCTTGCTTGCAGAATTAAAAGCAGCAAACACCGACCTTGTTGTGCTCGCAGGTTTTTTGTCAATACTCGGTGACGCAGTGCTTAATGAGTATGAAAACAGAATCATAAATGTCCACCCGTCGCTTATACCATCTTTTTGCGGACCGGGTTTTTATGGGCTTCGCGTCCATGAGGAAGCTTTAAAATACGGTGTAAAGGTTACAGGAGCAACAGTTCACTTTGTCAATAAGGTTGTTGACGGCGGCGCAATAATCGCCCAAAAAGCGGTGGAAGTAAAAGAAGGAGACACACCTGAGATTCTGCAGCGCCGCGTTATGGAACAGGCGGAATGGGTATTGCTGCCGCGCGCCGTAGCGCTTTTCTGCGAGGGTAGAATTAAGGTCAAAGACGGTAAAACTATTATCGTATGA